One window of the Lycorma delicatula isolate Av1 chromosome 3, ASM4794821v1, whole genome shotgun sequence genome contains the following:
- the LOC142321572 gene encoding uncharacterized protein LOC142321572, translating into MEKKRFFVGNLPHEIDEDVIRSRFSKYGEVLSVELKFCYSGLDQNEIISTFAFVNLQGSQESLSACLKKLPRKKWLGKEITVEFAKESILNELENERRAAKDNISGKTNDATKMPHSCFESNNGDLFENNEESVKIEDIKTSTLSKINFNSKSNSNILTKLENFSNVWKDCDEFSGRKITKFDDSSDFSTTVNERHENVFPKKNYWF; encoded by the exons ATGGAAAAGAAACGGTTTTTTGTTGGCAATCTGCCACATGAAATTGATGAAGATGTTATAAGAAGTCGCTTTTCTAAATATGGTGAAGTATTATCCGTTgaacttaaattttgttatagtgGTTTGGATCAAAATGAGATAATTTCTACGTTTGCTTTTGTAAATCTGCAAGGTTCTCAAGAGTCACTTTCAGCAT GTCTAAAAAAATTACCTAGAAAAAAGTGGCTTGGAAAAGAAATAACCGTAGAATTTGCAAAAGAGAGTATAttgaatgaattagaaaatgaaagaAGAGCTGCTAAGGATAACATTTCTGGAAAGACAAATGATGCAACTAAGATGCCACATAGTTGCTTTGAATCAAATAATggtgatttatttgaaaataatgaagagtCAGTAAAAATAGAAGATATTAAAACTTCtactttatctaaaattaattttaatagtaaaagtaacagtaatattctaacaaaactggaaaattttagtaatgtttggAAAGACTGTGATGAATTTAgtggaagaaaaattacaaaatttgatgaCAGTTCTGATTTTTCAACTACAGTTAATGAAAGACATGAAAATGTcttccctaaaaaaaattattggttctaa